Below is a genomic region from Paludisphaera rhizosphaerae.
CTCCGAGGTGGTCCGCGTGATCGCCTTCGGCGCCCAGGGCATCCCGGTCGGCGGCTTCGAGCCCTCGCCGTTGAACAACGGCGCCGCGGGCGGCATCGCGAGCTCCCTTGGTGCAGGAACGCTGCAGTCGGTCTACGACCCGGCGATCCAGGAGACGCAGATCGCCCAGGCGCTCAGCGTCTTCGACACCGCCCTGATCACGAACCTGACCTACGGCAAGAGCACCCAGCCGTTCAACAACGCGGTCCAGGGCGGTACGCTGACCCTGGGCGGGATCAAGACGCCGGTCATTTCGATTCAGGACACGGCCAATTTCCAGGTCGGCCTGCAGAAGCGAAATGCCCTCGGCGGCACGATGAGCGTCACGCACAACGTCAACTGGCTGTATCAGAACAGCACGTTCCTCGTGTACCCATCGGCGTACACGACGAACCTCCAGTTGTCCTTGAGCCAGCCGTTGATGGGTAGCGCTCCGCTGCCCGGCCAGTCCGCTGGTCCGGCCGTCGGTCTGGAAGCCAACCGCGCTCCGATCGTCGTGGCCCGGCTCAACGCCGACGCCGCCGTCTGGCGGTTCAAGGCTGAGATCATGTCTCAGGTCCGGTCGATCGAACAGCAATACTGGGCCCTGGCTCAGCAGCACGTTCAGCTCTGGTCGGCTGAGAAGGCCGTCGAACTGGCCCGCCAGATCGTCGATCGTGAGCAGGCCGAGCTGGTCGTCGGCAAGGGAACCGTCGCCGACGTGGCCGAGGCCCAGCAGCGGATGGAGCAGTTCAACCTCGACCTGGTGACCAAGACGGCCGACGTCATCACCACCGAGCGTCAGCTCCGGAACATCCTCGGCCTGCCGCCGGCCGACAACCGCCGGATCATCCCCGTCACCCCGCCGACCGACGCCCGGCTCGAACCGGACTGGGAGTCGAGCCTGGCCCAGATGGTGACCTTCCAGCCCGACATCGTTCAGCAGCAGTTGTTGGTGCGGATCGCCGAGCTTCAGCTCCTGGTCTCCCGCAACCAACTGCTGCCGCAGCTCAGCCTGAACATCCTCTACCAGTTCAACGGGTTCGGCCAGAGCCTCGACTCGGCTGAGTCCGTCATGACGGGAGGAACGCTGAAGGCCCTGGAGCCGGTCGTCGCCGCCCAGATGCGGAATGCCGGCGTGGCGGGAAATCCGGGCTTCTACAACAACTTCCGGACCTGGCAGGTCGGCTGGCAGTTCCAGATGCCGCTCGGCATGCGGTCTCCGCTGGCCACGGTTCGCAACTCGCAGTACGTCCTCCTGCGACAGCGGGCCTACCTCCAGCAGGTCATCCACCAGACGGTCCACTCGCTCAGCCGGTTCTTCCTGGAAGTCGACGCGAACTACAAGCAGTTCAAGACCGCCTCGCGACTGCGGGCCGCCGCCGCCGAGCGTCTGGCCGCTCAGCGAGCCTACTATCAGGAAGGCAAGATCACGATCGACCGCTTCCTGGACGCCGTCAGCCAGTACGCCCAGGCCGTGGCCCTGGAGGCTCAGTACAAGACGACGTACAACATCTCGATCGTCGCCCTCGAAGAAGCCAAGGGGACGCTTCTGGCCTACAACAACATCGCGGTCGCCGAAGGACCGAACCCGAGGAAGGCGTACGCTCAGGCCCGCGATATCCAGGAAGGCCACAAGCAGATCCCGATCCCGCACGACGGTCCGAAGTACAAGGAACGCGTCACCGGCCCGATGATGCCTGACCCGGTCACGCCTCAGCCGCCGCCGAACGTCGAGCAGGACAG
It encodes:
- a CDS encoding TolC family protein, with translation MRLTLKRNRWTRAAVLAAWLSSTGCQRLPYIDQSKTVPHDNMGKMALEDSEVKQADFLSSSTPLPIPKIAKPRTTNDPEADEIWPMTLQEAIRIGLDNSEVVRVIAFGAQGIPVGGFEPSPLNNGAAGGIASSLGAGTLQSVYDPAIQETQIAQALSVFDTALITNLTYGKSTQPFNNAVQGGTLTLGGIKTPVISIQDTANFQVGLQKRNALGGTMSVTHNVNWLYQNSTFLVYPSAYTTNLQLSLSQPLMGSAPLPGQSAGPAVGLEANRAPIVVARLNADAAVWRFKAEIMSQVRSIEQQYWALAQQHVQLWSAEKAVELARQIVDREQAELVVGKGTVADVAEAQQRMEQFNLDLVTKTADVITTERQLRNILGLPPADNRRIIPVTPPTDARLEPDWESSLAQMVTFQPDIVQQQLLVRIAELQLLVSRNQLLPQLSLNILYQFNGFGQSLDSAESVMTGGTLKALEPVVAAQMRNAGVAGNPGFYNNFRTWQVGWQFQMPLGMRSPLATVRNSQYVLLRQRAYLQQVIHQTVHSLSRFFLEVDANYKQFKTASRLRAAAAERLAAQRAYYQEGKITIDRFLDAVSQYAQAVALEAQYKTTYNISIVALEEAKGTLLAYNNIAVAEGPNPRKAYAQARDIQEGHKQIPIPHDGPKYKERVTGPMMPDPVTPQPPPNVEQDSNLPAMPAPIGPLGPPPTPLPPARPAGEAPILSGEPTPAPGTIAEAPRADSETVPAGATEPAPASPAPEPTPMPEAAPGALPDLPTSPPTEPLPELPPSTPTAPAPSSSAEPLPELPPSVDLPPLP